Within the Dermacentor silvarum isolate Dsil-2018 chromosome 8, BIME_Dsil_1.4, whole genome shotgun sequence genome, the region AACTAAGACTATCATTCAAGCATTACCCGAATAAAACAAGACCTCACATTTCAGTCATTGGAAGATCGCCAACTCATTGCTCTTTTATGTCTTGttcacaggtacatttatagtAATAAATTTCACTATTTACCACTTCATGCTCCTGTACGCACATCTCAacgcattcacaatgcacttagTTTCATGCGCATTCATGGTCAAACGCaggcatttaactcatcaccaCTACCTAGAGCTATTGCACATAGGAACTGTCTTTCAGAGcacattgcatccatctctaatGGTGAAACATTCCATGATAACGTGAATTCGTTATGTGttaatattgtataaagatgttgcactttgctttttgtaatatttgttttgttgccttttgtaatatttgttttagcatttttttttcttgtagttaGTGTAGCCcaccttactcaatgcccttcaaagggactgtaaggtattttgaataaataagtaaataaacacTGGATCAGTTAATGCAGACAAAGCGTAATTTCAAAATTATATTTTCGTTAATGTTGCAGTCATTGGTTGattattagaaaagaaaatgaaaataaaagttcCATTGTTTTAATGTCATGTGATACCACCCGCATCAGTACGGCATCacatatttcaaaatattttttattttccttgtgCTATGACTCAGTAACTAAGTTCTTGAAAATTGCAGAGTTCAGTTTCTGGCtctttagaatacaatgcagtcaatcttgagtgacaaaaaaattaaatatgcCCGAGCAGATGTCATCAATATCCACGATGTCATGGCGAGCTGATTCAGGAACTTCAAGGCAGTGTTACCACCTGTCTATAGTTTTTTTCATCCTTTCTGGCTTAACAAGCCTTTTCTGATGGCAAGAATGACTTGTTATTGGTAAATAATTTTCttatttagtgtcccttaaagTGCACATGCCATGATATAGTGTGTATAACACAAATAAAGCGAAGTGGTACCAAACATAATATGGGGTAATTTCaagaatgcaagaaataaaaaaaatgagcaTAAGAATGGTCCAActtggggggaaaaaaaaagagaaaaggtgGTTGGTTTATTGGTTATCAAATAAAAAATAACTCCAAGCAAACCCCTTAAGCAAACCCCTTTTATGTTCAAATATATGAGAAGTGAATTTATGTTCAAATATATGAGAAGTGAATTTAACATGTAAGAAACCGTATGTGAAATTTTACGATACACGATCCATCGTCTCACATAAACAAGAGCCCCAGCAGCTAGGATGATTATATCTAATCGCATTAATTGCCAAGACACTAACTGATGATAAGAATTGTGACTAAAATAAATGTACCAGGGGAAAGGTTAGGCAACATGTACAACACAAATAACATTTGTAAATAAATGTGCTGTGACATCACTAGAGCAAAAACAGAAAGGGCCTTGCATTCAGATCCATGTTTTCTGTCTGCTCAACTGACAACAATCAGTTCCTTTCATATTAATCTGTTGCGAACAAAGTTTTTGGGCTTTTAATGCTGCTAATATGCATAGCAGTTTAGAAAAACAATAGCAGCCTCTCGAAAGGCAACGCTTTTTGCTTCTATCACCAGGGTACACATTGATAGCAGCAGGCAGCAGTAGGCACTAACATCAATACCACCACATATCTGAAGCATCGCTGTGTGAAGGAGGTCTGTAGATGACCACCTAGGAGCGATGTGTTGCAACAGTATATCACACTCTAAGGGACTTCACCTAGGTGCAGGCAGAGGTCTGCACCTAGTTGATGAAACCTATGGTTATGATAAAAAGTTATTTTACACAAGAGAACAGTGAGACCACAGTAAGGCAACAAGGCCCACACTGCAAGGCCTGTTATGGCACAAAAAGGACATATAACAAGGTGCTATACAGAATACAAAAGATTAAAGAACACGTAATGAACACACATGAAAGCAACACAGCACAATGTAACCAACATCAACAAGTCATGGTTAGAACAAACAGTTAAGTATTGGTTCCATTACTTGTTCAAATTAAAAGTGAACTGCTACATGCTGAATCCAACAGAAAGCTATAGTGTTAAAAGTCAGCTACTGCACATTTTCATACCTTATTGAGCTTCCCAAGGGCCGAAATGAGGTCAGCCCATTCACTGGTGTTATCAAAGCTCTTGAGAGCTTTGTCAATGGCAGTGACATAGGAACGGTACTTGGCATCACCAAGCAGCTCGTACTCTTCAAGAACCACCGTGCCCATGTCTGCAATGGTCAAGGCCTGaacaaaaaacacagaaaaacagCTTTCCCTATCAGAGAACCATAGATATGTTAGCCCTGCGCTATCTTTCATATAGAGCAGCAGTGTCGAATTTGTGCACGAGCTCTGGGCCACACACAAATTTGACATGCCGAAACATCTGGAACGCCCAAAAACAGTCAGGGGCTGTTGCTCACTGCACGACATTCTGAACGGTAGCGCACAGCAAAACACTTCCGAGAGCATGTTGACGCTAAGCCATAAAAATGAAGGGCAAATTACTTTAGTGGTAAAGAAAAACTACTGAATGTACGGTCTGGCTTTCCTGCCATAGCATTTGTCCCTTTAAAACACAACATTTTTTCTTTCCATCACGGGAGGATGTTTTCATGCCACTCTCTCCTCCAAGTTGGCCTGTAGCAATTGAAGACATTTTTGCTACAGTGGTAACAAAGCCCATTAACAACCAGGCCCGAGCTGTTCTCATCTCGACTGTTTGTACCAATGCCAGGAAAGACGAGCTGTGCTTGTTCCGGCCACTGCTCTTCCTGCATTTCTTGTTGTATATGAGCCATGCTCGTCAACTCAGCTTGCATCACGCATTTGGGTTTCGGCACTTGCACAATGCTTTCAATTCCGTTCGTTGTCACCTGTTCAGATAATTACGCTCAAAGCTAACACATTTGCTGAGGGAAAGTCTCTCTTTATAAGCAACAGTTGTCTTATTAATATTTTGGGTGAATCGGAGATAAACCACACATGAGTATACTTTTGGAACGCCGATATAATATGCAATAATTCACTGTAATTTAAAAATAAAGACAGTAAATTTTgtacccccccttttttttcggaATTAACTTTGGGAAGGTTAACACAGTGCTAACTCGTTACAGCAGGTGCACCTATATAGCCACTTATGCTTTTGTAACTATGGGCGATGGGTGTTTCATGCACTGTGCTACACAATAAGCCCCACATGACAGCAATGAATGGCAATCGTCATCCAATCTACAAGCCCGCATCAGCTAAATGCAGCAGCACTCATACTAGGCACAGCTGCAGGTACGCTCATAAAAGTGACGACTCTTTTCTGCAGCACGTGCAAGCACCTACGATATGCTTGTATCATCTCACAAGTTCTGTATGCCACTAACAAGCAGTTGGCTTCAGTTGAGGGTGTTTTTTACACACCTTCGCTCAACATTTGAGCATCAACACATTATGTGACGCATCACTTGTGCATCACCCACGTCAACTGCTTAAGCGCACTTTGAAAGTTCAAACTGACACCATTCAACATTCCACAGCTATATTTGATACTCGAGGACAACTTTATGTGCTTCGATGTGATACGCTTAGGTTTTGTTGTTCTGACAGCGTAactggaaatttatttcagcgGATTGCGAACGACAAATTCTGACAAGCCTGCGGCAGCACCGCGACTTCGCGAGAACCGAAACTTTGTGTCTGAACTTAGACAGACCATGACATCGCAGCCTCTTGATTATTCCACAACCAAAATTCAAACATGGTTTTGGAAACCACGTTTGTATAACTCAAAAGTGAGTAAGACACACCAGTGAAAACGTTTAACAGAAAAATGTAAAAGCCACCATGATTTACAGCTGCACGGCTCCCAGTGGCAAACAAGCTAAACGGTGATAAACGACGTTATCAGACGAACGCACATGACTGGGCACTTGTTTATTTACAACATATTGCGTAAGCCGTAGACAAGCGTATTCGCAATGAGAACCCAAAACAAACACTCTGGATATAATCCTCACGGCGTAGTTATTCAGCCTCGATGCGCAACCGCCAGAAAGTGGATAAAAGCGGAACACCAGGAACTCCGCACGAGAATACGTCCGCACATTTTCCGACAGGAAACCATCACGCACGGCGCATCAAGACCTTCAGACCCTGTCAATCGCACCTGTCACCTAAAAACGGCGGCACGACgaacacttgcagacgagcagtAGGCGACGCCCAATGATTGTTCCCAATTGCAAGGAGTTGTGTAATATGCACTATCAAACGAGAGGATCGTCACCGCACAATGCAGCAGTACACGGAAGAGAACATCGGAGTAGCTGGACCGAGCGAACGACCCATGAAAGGCACAAGTGCTTACCTTACGTACCCTACGCTCCACATGGCGTGATGTCTTGTAGCCAGGTACGCGGCAACCTCTCACTCACTTAGACGACAACACCGCATTTTGATCGCAAAAATTAATCGGAACGATATGGTACGCGTGACCGACAGCAAAAGCAGCGCACTGTCGCGCCTGGCTCGCGCTCACACACTCGAGCACCACGCTCGCACTCCCCAGTGTGAGCAGCTGCCGTTGGAGCGACCGCGAGTGTGGCCTATCTCCAGATTACGCTAGTAAATAAACATTGTGCAATAGATGTTCTGCAGCCACATAGTTATAATATGTATCGTTAGGTTGCAGTATACACGTGGAGAAAGCTAGGTGTATTTTCTGTCTTTTATTATCTTAAGATGATCTTAAGCTCCAGTGATGGCTAGAGGACGCCACTGCCGCTGGTTTGCAGCCGACGGTAGCAGCGGCCTACAAGCTTGCCCACATCGTAGGAATTTGTTTACCCCCGTTTTTCGTTACGTCCTTATTTGTTTGCCCCTTGATTCCTTCAAAGTGACACTCATTTCCAGATAAGTAACGTACACTCAAGGATACAACCTGACCATCACTATTTATTCTACAATGGAGGTAAGCATGAACTGCCGCGAGCCAAGTTTCTGATTGTCGTCATCACTGGTTGCGTGCTGCTTTTGGAAAACATTTCTGTACTGCAACTTGTCTTCAATTTCGCAGGGTACATTCGTAGTAGACGAAGTCAGCGCTATAATCAAGGAGGTACGTACAGTTTCCTAAATATCCTGATGATTGCAGACAGGCTTGATTCACTGTAGTACTGTACCGAACTTAATGGcgaagtttgttttctttcttgattAACAAATGTTGCCTGGGTGCAATGAGGTATTGCTGTAAATTACTGCGATTTGTTCTTCGCCCACATAAAGTACGCCTGTAGCGGTCCTGGACAGGTATGATAATCATTTCGGATACAATAAGGCCCCAGCAATTTTGACATGCAGCCTTCGTGATTGTAATGAATACATGTTTTGTGTTCCAGGCGATGGAGACGATTATCGGTGGAAACGTTTACCAACATAGCAAAGTACCACAGTGGACAAACACCACTGTGGAGCACATACTGGGCCAACTTACAAAAATGAACAAGCCATTCAAGTACATAGGTAATGGTGCATGCATGCACATTTGAGTGTAAATTGAATATTCTATGCATCGTTAACATTGCTACGTGGTTATAATTTAGAATAATCAAAGTTCACACTACGTGGTTATAATTTAGAATAATCAAAGTTCACACTATTGGAACAATTTAAAAACTAGTGGCAGCTGAATGACACTAATTAATTTTCTTATTGCATATGGTATTTGTCAATATAGTTCATTTGTTATAAACAAGTCCTACTGATAGCGTTTTAATTACAATTGTATGGCTTACCATTCAAAACTTAATATTTTGTCCCAGTCTCATGTTATTCTGAATGCCCCAACAGCTCAAGAAAATAATATGTTGCATTTTCTTGCATATGTATATTAACATATGTATTAAGAATAATTGCATTTGTTGCATATCTGTAAACATATATTTTTTGTATTGTAGCATCGAATAGGCCATGTTTTTGTCTCCACTGGTTTTGAAGCATAAAAATAAGCAAATCagattttctgttttcttttatgCATGATCTAtggtgcacattttttttttttttagtgacatGTGTTATCATGGAGAAGAACGGTGCTGGTCTTCACACAGCAACCTCTTGCTACTGGGACAACACCACTGATGGTGAGATTGTCAATTTATACGACACCTTGTAGTATCTCCTGTAGGACTAGTGGATGTTATTCACACTGTTATTCACGCGCGACTGATTGCGACTGGTGACCAGAAAACtatcaagacgaacgatgttcacacttacaaatgcgactgACGAGTCGCAGAACCGAAATGTCTTAAGATATTCCATTCACGTCTgtttgaaatgtcatcgccgcgtagaataagcgtcagcgtatacggacatcctgttccttcgcatctgattagttcagctgttctgcgactgcggtcgcgcgactgagaaatcgagcagtgagcgactgacccgaaatggtcgcatttcgagaaaaacgaacatttgcgactacttgcgactggtcgctttgcgactaacttggtcgtgtgacctcgcctagtcgcaagtgtgaatgggccctaaaagTACAGGCAGAAGGCAATGTACATATATGCCATTTATGGGTGATCTTATTTGGTGAACAACAGTGTCAATAACTTCTTTTTCGACAAAGTCGTCAGGTCGGAGTTCAAAACACCCCATATTTAGGAAAAAGTCACTTGAAAGCTcagaattttcttttatttgtttctgGATGTCTTCCTTCTTATTTTAAATTACCTCCCGGATAGTAAGTCAATGGTCGGAGCGCGAAATGGGATAACAAACCCTTGTTTTCTAAGACAATGTAAGATCTCAAGATTGTGCTTTTTGCCAGAAAAGCAGTTTTAGTGCACCCTGGTGGTTCCCTAATAAGCGATTCAGTGTGGTTTTAGATCCACCTTGGGATAAAATAAAGGCAAGGAGTTtaaactttcaaaaattctttgaGGAATTTTACCAGTGTGCTTCACTAGCTAAGTcactaggggcgcgatcttgtacgcgttccaaaatggaacggaggcgttctgTTCCATCGAGCTGCACACGAtgggtcaatttcaaccgcgacgttcaaattgaccaatcgtgtgcggctcgatggaacggaacgcctccgttccattttggaacgcgtacaggATCGCGCCCTAGGACTCCAAAAAGGCAAAGTTGTTGTTAAGGTGACAAATATCAAACTCAAGAAATTTAGTGGCTCTAAATTACCAACACTGGTGAGAAAAGGTATCTAATAATGCCCATCACAGAGGCAGTTTCAGTCTTCAGTGAGGTAAGCCTGCACTGCAAGTGCAGTCAAAGCTTGGTTGAGTATAGCAGGATCGAAATCAAGTGTGCTTGAAAGTGATGTATGGCAATACTTGATCTACATTGTCTCTAGCATGCTTGACGGTGCTTGTGCAATTGCTCAACAGATACTGCTGAGCATTTGGGTGGGAAATGCAAGAATATGAAGACATTATCATTGTCAAGACTGTGCCATATAATCCAGCAACTCTGTTTCTGAATCATGAAGCGATGCAGCAGTCTCTTAAGGGTCGTGTTTCTTTAAGCTTGTGAGATTTGTTTCTGTTAAAATTATTGTGTAATTGTGTGCTACATAGCACACAAGGTCCATGTTCATTTCATCTTTTTGTACCAGTTCCTCTGTGTGTGCCATCTCAGTAGCGCATCTATGTAGTCTATTATTTGAATAGAGATTGCTTGTACATAGCTTCAGGTTGACATCCCTATTCCTATCTATTCATTCTTACATTTTATAGGCCCTGTACGTGTGAAATTTGGTGCTGTTTTAAAGTTGTTTGCACATGGGCAACAGAAGGGGGACATTGAAGGCTCTTTTTTCCACTACAAGTTGTCATATGTGGATAAGCCTACTATTGTAATTCCCTTCATTTTATAGCCAGTACGCAGTAGATATCTGGTTAACATATGACTGGAAACATGACCATATTAGCAACAAGCACAGTTGTAAGCAAATAATACAGACACGCAAGCTTAGGCTTGAAACTGGGCCCACTTGATTTTGAGGGTGGCTCTTAGCCGATTGCATCATCAGAACGTCAAATGTGTACATCCACTAAAAAAGTCTATAGTGCTTCATGACGAAGCATGTTGAATATGTGTGCTGCACTCTGAAGACTGATGATAGCAGTGCGAAAGATGGGAAGTGCCGGAAACATTGCAGGTAGGGCAAACACATGTAACAATTATTTTACTTTACAAGATAGCAGATCAAAGAAAGATAGAGACCTGAAGTGGTAAACAGTGCATCATTTGTTGTGCACCATTGAAGTAGATGGTATTGGTGAATAATTTCATAAATGATCTACACCAGGGGCCATATTTGTGAAAGCGTTCCTCTCTAATTCCGTTAAATTATTATATGTCCCATAAATGGATAATTCATGTGTTAACAGGTGTACCTGCCGCTTCGTGCTATGCTTCGCTACGCCGCAGcttagcttagtggctatggtgttgctaTGCTCGAGGCTGCGAGTTCGATCTTGATCTCGGCCGCAGCAGCTGCATTGtggtgggggtgaaatgcaaagacTCGTATACTTAGATTTGGGTAAACATTAAAGAAAttcaggtagtcaaaattaatgcagagccccaccaggcgcggatccaggggggatgtccggatgtcctgacccccccctcagatttccgcaTCGGCCCCTCGGTGACAgcgggatggccctgtcgcaaaaaaaatatggccactagcattcttcaaaagtatttttcgcgagtaccagtgatatcagccatgtggaagtaaagctagctcgctcacaagcttagttgtattccgtcggggtgtggtgttgcgaagttcccgtagttattttttctcatgaacacctcgacCTCCTGGCACCGgtggtgccttactcgtcccgtcgatggcgtcgaatgaacgaggagacgtcccttttgccaagcacgccgacgtccgcgcgagtgccttcgcgcctgatcaacttagttgccccttggggtgtcatcggttgcctcattggctgtcatgggttccgcgaccaacctgcttgattaaggagatcacttgctgaagtgttaatatatagggtttgtccgaaaagtaatgtcaatggttatattgtgaagcgactatacgtcgcagcgcgctaagaccagttgggattggtgtagggggaagttagcttacgcacgcgcggtcgctcagtcgtctgcgaccgtctggagagtaaggacaaggttttacagcgtaacctgttatgggctcattccaatagccgtttcgggtcgcgatgatgccgccggcgatggaacgcgtcggcttgcacgcgcgacggcgtcccaaacgcgttcctgacgcattcactcaaattactaggtagtactgtcgaaacgctcctctagcttacgctgtgactgtgctgcgtgtgccgcgcaggcctggcattttttcgtcaactcattttcatttaccgtgcaagccgtaatgcagcgctcgttggaacaaaggaccgccatcgagttttgtgtgaaacttggcaagtctgcagaggaaactgttcctattataaagacagcttttggtgataattgtttgtcacaacGTCAAGCTTACCGGGGGCACagggtctttttagaaggttctgaagaggtcagcgatgaagcccgcgctgtaccgccatcaacgaccatcaccgacgaaaatgtgatgcccgcgagagatcttttgtactcagaccctcgtttgagtgtccgtttagtggcacagaccgtaaacattccaaaaagtaccgttcacaagattttgacgaataattttaagatgcgaaaagtgtgcgcgaagatctcgcgcaaaatgtgaatggacgaccaacaaacgaaccgagttgaaacgtgccaggaggtttggaacttgtgcgaaagtgacccccacgttttgcacaatgtcatcacaggtaaCAAGACTtaggtgtttgaatacgaccccgaaacaaaaaggctaagtgccaagtggcacagctcggcgtcccctcgccccaagaaggccagaattagcaagtcaaaggtcaaaagtgctcaagcgactcaaacgaaggattcatcgcacccggcctgatatcgggggcgattggaaacttcaccatgacaatgcaccatgcagcctgcaccgccttcctcgtgacccgcttcttggccaattgaaagatgccaatggttccccagccgccctacagtcctgacgtggctctcccaggcttcttctttctgcgcttgaaaattcccatgaaaggacaacatttcgcaacagttggcaaagtcgaagaggcttgcaccaaggctataaaggacattcctaaggaggcctactgtcagtgacgccttcgatggttggaaatctcgctagaagcaatgtaacgacgcaggaggagcctattttgaaacattttattgtgttgtaccgatctgatcaatagtttctttttaatcgacattactgacattacttttcggacaaaccctgtataaataataactaacagatAAACTAAGAACTACACATGGGCAACTTTTTCTTAACTGTagcacagttacacgttgacaatatccagtacgagcgcagtacgctacaagtttttcattgtaacttcgcagttttattgtcgtacattaagcataggaggctcaaagcagccggatccgtttatctgagtgggcgttcttgcggagcggggcgaagcctcgagcagcggctgcgaagtggcggAGCGTCAcagccaacgccagcgcgcgggcctaggatggcgtcacgtggttagagaaacgggagcagatgcgcgccttgtgtaaaaggatgacgtcgtgtgggaaac harbors:
- the LOC119460902 gene encoding dynein light chain Tctex-type 1-like; this encodes MEGTFVVDEVSAIIKEAMETIIGGNVYQHSKVPQWTNTTVEHILGQLTKMNKPFKYIVTCVIMEKNGAGLHTATSCYWDNTTDGSCTVRWENKTMYCIVSVFGLAI